One part of the Caproiciproducens sp. CPB-2 genome encodes these proteins:
- a CDS encoding NAD(P)-dependent malic enzyme, translated as MDYAKESLRLHREWKGKIEVVCRAPLKTRDDLSLAYTPGVAQPCLEIQKDVNQSYELTRRSNLVAVVTDGTAVLGLGDIGPEAGMPVMEGKCALFKAFGDVDAIPLCVRSKEVDDIVNTVRLLAGSFGGVNLEDISAPRCFEIERKLKECCDIPIFHDDQHGTAVVTLAAMLNALKLTGKKLDEIRVVTSGAGAAGIAIIKLLIALGLKDVIMCDRSGAIYEGREGLNAEKKEMAAITNRSKRSGSLADVLKGADVFIGVSAPGCVTQEMVRSMNKDPILFPMANPTPEIMPDLALAAGAAVVGTGRSDFPNQINNVLAFPGIFRGALDVRASDINDEMKIAAAYAIAGFVTDDKLSAEYIIPSALDRSVAAAVAKAVAEAARKTGVARI; from the coding sequence ATGGATTACGCAAAGGAATCGCTCAGGCTTCACCGTGAATGGAAGGGCAAGATCGAGGTCGTCTGCCGCGCGCCGCTGAAGACGCGCGACGATCTGTCGCTCGCTTACACCCCCGGCGTTGCCCAGCCCTGCCTTGAAATTCAAAAGGATGTCAACCAAAGTTACGAACTGACCCGCCGCTCCAACCTTGTGGCGGTTGTCACCGACGGCACCGCGGTGCTCGGACTCGGCGACATCGGCCCGGAAGCGGGTATGCCGGTTATGGAAGGCAAATGCGCCCTATTTAAGGCTTTCGGCGACGTGGACGCGATTCCGCTCTGCGTCCGTTCCAAGGAAGTGGACGACATCGTCAACACCGTCCGTCTGCTCGCGGGCAGCTTCGGCGGCGTCAATCTGGAGGATATCTCCGCTCCCCGCTGTTTTGAAATCGAAAGAAAATTGAAAGAGTGCTGCGATATTCCGATTTTCCACGACGACCAGCACGGCACCGCAGTTGTTACCCTTGCCGCCATGCTCAACGCGCTGAAGCTTACCGGAAAGAAGCTTGACGAAATCCGGGTCGTCACCAGCGGCGCGGGCGCGGCGGGAATCGCCATCATCAAGCTGCTGATCGCGCTCGGCCTGAAGGACGTCATCATGTGCGACCGCAGCGGCGCCATTTACGAGGGCCGCGAGGGCCTCAACGCCGAAAAGAAGGAAATGGCCGCGATCACCAACCGCAGCAAACGCAGCGGCAGCCTTGCGGACGTGCTCAAGGGCGCGGATGTGTTCATCGGCGTTTCCGCTCCGGGCTGCGTGACCCAGGAAATGGTCAGGAGCATGAACAAAGACCCCATCCTGTTCCCGATGGCGAACCCGACTCCGGAAATCATGCCCGACCTGGCTCTCGCAGCGGGCGCCGCGGTGGTCGGTACCGGCCGCAGCGATTTCCCGAACCAGATCAACAACGTTCTGGCTTTCCCCGGCATTTTCCGCGGAGCGCTGGATGTCCGCGCAAGCGATATCAACGATGAAATGAAGATCGCCGCTGCTTACGCGATCGCGGGCTTCGTCACCGACGACAAGCTTTCTGCGGAGTATATCATCCCGAGCGCGCTCGACCGCAGCGTGGCCGCCGCTGTTGCGAAGGCCGTTGCGGAAGCCGCCCGTAAAACCGGCGTGGCAAGAATCTGA
- a CDS encoding phospho-sugar mutase yields MTEYERWLNTKLDDPDLTEELKKIQNQPEEINDRFYRNLEFGTGGLRGVIGAGTNRMNVYTVRKATQGLANYLNKHGKSPSVAIAYDSRIKSDVFARESAAVLAANGIQAHIYPWLSPTPTLSYAVRYLHCDAGICITASHNPAKYNGYKAYGSDGCQIALEMADEVLSEINSLDIFDDVKRVNFDDAVKAGTVSYIPDEVIDSFLEEVMKQRVFAEKCEGLKVVYTPLNGTGRVCVTRILDKIGVKDVAVVPEQEFPDGTFATCPFPNPEIKEALQKGLDLCEKVQPDLLLATDPDCDRCGIAVNQHGKFILMSGNEVGVLLLDFIARGRLQNGTMPKNPVAVTTIVSTDMTAAVAKDYGIELRHVLTGFKYIGDQIALLEENGEADRYIFGFEESYGYLSGGYVRDKDAVDASMLICQMAYDYRKKGMTLVDAMDALYQKYGYYENSQVSFGFEGEDGMIQMDRIMENLRANAPKEAAGCRVSGWSDYKTSKRCDGGTMSDILLPKSNVLEYRLENGSKLTVRPSGTEPKIKIYISAKGADKEKSTALVEKLKETAPGALGIG; encoded by the coding sequence ATGACGGAATATGAAAGATGGCTCAATACGAAGCTGGACGACCCTGATTTAACCGAAGAACTGAAAAAAATTCAGAATCAGCCCGAAGAGATCAACGACCGTTTCTACCGCAATCTGGAATTCGGCACAGGCGGCCTGCGCGGCGTGATCGGCGCGGGCACCAACCGGATGAATGTTTATACCGTCCGCAAGGCGACGCAGGGCCTTGCCAATTATCTGAACAAGCACGGAAAGTCGCCGTCCGTGGCGATCGCGTACGACAGCCGCATCAAATCGGACGTCTTCGCGCGCGAAAGCGCCGCGGTGCTGGCCGCGAACGGGATTCAGGCGCATATTTATCCCTGGCTTTCCCCGACCCCGACGCTTTCTTACGCGGTGCGTTATCTGCACTGCGACGCGGGCATCTGCATTACCGCCAGCCACAACCCCGCCAAATACAACGGGTACAAGGCCTACGGCAGCGACGGCTGCCAGATCGCCCTTGAAATGGCGGACGAGGTTTTAAGCGAGATCAACAGCCTCGATATTTTCGACGACGTGAAGCGCGTAAATTTCGACGATGCCGTAAAAGCCGGGACTGTCAGCTATATTCCGGACGAAGTGATCGATTCCTTCCTGGAAGAAGTGATGAAACAGCGGGTCTTTGCGGAAAAATGCGAGGGTCTGAAGGTGGTCTATACGCCGCTGAACGGGACGGGGCGCGTCTGCGTCACCCGGATTCTGGACAAAATCGGCGTGAAGGACGTTGCCGTCGTGCCGGAGCAGGAATTCCCGGACGGGACCTTTGCCACCTGCCCGTTCCCGAACCCGGAAATCAAAGAGGCGCTGCAGAAGGGGCTTGACCTTTGCGAGAAGGTACAGCCGGACCTGCTGCTTGCCACCGACCCGGACTGCGACCGCTGCGGGATCGCCGTCAACCAGCACGGTAAATTCATCCTGATGAGCGGCAATGAGGTGGGTGTGCTTCTGCTCGACTTTATCGCCCGCGGCCGCCTGCAGAACGGCACCATGCCGAAAAATCCCGTGGCGGTGACCACCATTGTCAGCACCGACATGACGGCGGCTGTCGCAAAGGACTACGGAATCGAGCTGCGGCACGTGCTGACCGGGTTCAAATACATCGGCGACCAGATTGCGCTGCTGGAGGAGAACGGGGAAGCCGACCGCTATATCTTCGGCTTTGAGGAGAGCTACGGCTATCTTTCCGGCGGGTATGTCCGCGACAAGGATGCTGTGGACGCCAGCATGCTGATCTGCCAGATGGCTTACGATTACAGGAAAAAGGGCATGACCCTTGTGGACGCGATGGACGCGCTTTATCAAAAATACGGCTACTACGAAAACAGCCAGGTCAGCTTCGGCTTTGAGGGCGAGGACGGGATGATCCAGATGGACCGCATCATGGAGAACCTGCGCGCAAACGCGCCGAAGGAGGCCGCCGGATGCAGGGTGAGCGGATGGAGCGACTACAAAACCTCAAAGCGGTGTGACGGCGGTACCATGAGCGATATTTTGCTGCCGAAATCCAACGTGCTGGAGTACCGGCTGGAAAACGGGAGCAAGCTGACGGTACGTCCCAGCGGGACGGAACCGAAAATCAAGATTTACATTTCGGCCAAGGGCGCGGATAAGGAAAAATCGACGGCGCTGGTGGAAAAGCTGAAGGAAACGGCGCCCGGTGCTTTGGGAATTGGCTGA
- a CDS encoding metallophosphoesterase family protein → MRILVVSDTHRDAYALREAILRQPAAEVVIHLGDGAEEAQEIQSSFPEKMFLLVRGNCDWGSTLPVDGDITLSGKHIFYTHGYTYNVKYGLYTSVEAARGRKADILLFGHTHYAMTDYEDGLYIMNPGSLNGSRGTYGILDITENGVVTNIVKI, encoded by the coding sequence ATGCGGATTTTAGTGGTTTCAGACACGCACAGGGATGCTTACGCCCTGCGCGAGGCAATTTTAAGACAGCCCGCCGCCGAGGTGGTCATCCACCTGGGGGACGGGGCGGAGGAAGCGCAGGAAATCCAGAGCAGCTTCCCCGAAAAAATGTTTCTTCTGGTGCGCGGGAACTGCGACTGGGGTTCCACGCTGCCGGTGGACGGGGACATCACCCTTTCTGGCAAGCACATTTTCTATACTCATGGTTATACATATAATGTTAAATACGGATTGTATACGTCGGTTGAGGCGGCGCGCGGCCGCAAGGCGGACATCCTTTTGTTCGGCCATACCCATTACGCGATGACGGATTACGAGGACGGGCTGTATATCATGAATCCCGGCAGCCTGAACGGGAGCCGGGGCACTTACGGAATCCTCGATATTACGGAGAATGGCGTTGTCACAAATATCGTGAAAATCTGA
- a CDS encoding glutamate-5-semialdehyde dehydrogenase → MTVIEQMGKNAKEAARVLASAGAKKNAALSAMAAAIENGEKEILSANGLDLKAARESGMSESLLDRLTLNPVRIKGMAEGIRGVAAQTDPIGTVVGGGVRPNGLKIEQVRVPLGVIGIIYEARPNVTADAAALCLKAGNAVILRGGKEAIRSNTCIAEIMRAATEEAGLPKNSIQLVQDTSRASSVEMMRLTGAIDVLIPRGGRGLIQSVVQNSRVPVIETGSGNCHVYVDDSADIDMAANIIDNAKTSRPSVCNAIETVLVHRDIAEKALPVIKARLDEKNVEIRGCERTREILGPGVIPAVEEDWATEYLDYILAVKVVGGIDEAIEHIARYSSGHSEAIVTKSYENAQKFTEQVDSAAVYVNASTRFTDGGEFGLGAEIGISTQKLHARGPMGANELTSTKFIISGSGQIR, encoded by the coding sequence ATGACCGTGATAGAACAAATGGGAAAAAACGCGAAGGAAGCCGCCCGCGTCCTTGCCTCGGCGGGAGCGAAGAAAAACGCCGCGCTTTCCGCGATGGCGGCGGCGATTGAAAACGGGGAAAAGGAAATCCTTTCCGCCAACGGACTGGATTTAAAAGCCGCCCGGGAAAGCGGCATGAGCGAATCCCTGCTGGACCGGCTGACGCTGAACCCCGTTAGAATCAAAGGGATGGCGGAGGGAATCCGCGGCGTTGCGGCGCAGACCGACCCGATCGGGACGGTTGTGGGCGGCGGCGTGCGGCCCAACGGCCTGAAAATCGAGCAGGTGCGCGTACCGCTCGGCGTCATCGGCATTATTTACGAGGCAAGGCCCAATGTCACGGCGGACGCCGCGGCGCTCTGCCTGAAGGCGGGGAACGCGGTCATCCTGCGCGGCGGCAAGGAGGCCATCCGCTCCAACACCTGCATTGCCGAAATCATGCGCGCCGCAACGGAGGAAGCCGGGCTGCCGAAAAACAGCATCCAGCTGGTACAGGACACCAGCCGCGCCTCCTCTGTGGAAATGATGCGGCTTACCGGAGCGATCGACGTGCTGATCCCGCGCGGGGGCCGGGGGCTGATTCAGTCCGTGGTCCAGAATTCCCGCGTGCCAGTGATCGAGACCGGCTCGGGCAACTGCCACGTCTATGTGGACGACTCCGCCGACATTGATATGGCGGCGAATATTATTGATAACGCGAAGACCTCGCGCCCGTCCGTCTGCAACGCGATCGAAACCGTGCTTGTCCACCGGGATATCGCCGAAAAGGCGCTGCCGGTCATCAAGGCGCGGCTCGACGAGAAGAACGTGGAAATCCGCGGCTGCGAACGGACGAGGGAAATCCTCGGCCCCGGCGTGATTCCCGCGGTGGAAGAGGACTGGGCGACCGAATATCTGGATTATATCCTCGCGGTCAAGGTGGTAGGCGGCATCGACGAGGCGATCGAGCATATCGCGCGGTACTCCAGCGGCCACAGCGAGGCGATCGTAACAAAAAGCTATGAAAACGCGCAGAAATTCACGGAGCAGGTGGATTCCGCGGCGGTGTACGTCAACGCTTCCACCCGTTTTACCGACGGGGGCGAATTCGGGCTGGGCGCGGAAATCGGCATTTCCACGCAGAAGCTGCACGCGCGCGGGCCGATGGGCGCAAATGAACTGACGTCTACGAAGTTTATTATCAGCGGCAGCGGCCAAATAAGATAG
- the proB gene encoding glutamate 5-kinase, with translation MSAVTQAKRIVVKVGTSTLTYENGKLNLRRMETLCKVLTDLQNAGREIVLVTSGAIGVGVGKLGLPERPQETEKKQAIAAVGQCELMFMYDKLFGEYNQTVAQVLLTGDVVANEHNKRNTQNTFTELIKMGIIPVVNENDSVAIDELVGNNFGDNDTLSATVAVLTDADLLVILTDIDGLYDANPRVDPEAKRIPYVAQVTDGIRALAGGTGSNRGTGGMSTKVSAAAIANEAGIPCCVMSGADPKALYQLFDGVQIGTLFGTGKR, from the coding sequence ATGTCGGCTGTAACACAGGCAAAAAGAATCGTCGTTAAGGTGGGTACCTCCACCCTTACTTACGAAAACGGGAAACTGAACCTGCGCAGGATGGAAACGCTGTGTAAGGTGCTGACCGACCTTCAGAACGCGGGCAGGGAAATCGTCCTTGTCACCTCCGGGGCAATCGGCGTCGGCGTCGGAAAGCTCGGGCTGCCGGAACGACCGCAGGAAACGGAGAAAAAACAGGCGATCGCCGCGGTGGGCCAGTGTGAGCTGATGTTCATGTACGACAAGCTGTTCGGCGAGTACAACCAGACGGTCGCTCAGGTGCTTTTGACCGGGGACGTGGTCGCGAACGAGCACAACAAACGGAACACCCAGAACACCTTTACCGAACTGATCAAAATGGGCATTATCCCGGTCGTCAACGAAAACGACTCCGTCGCCATCGACGAGCTGGTCGGCAACAATTTCGGCGACAACGACACGCTTTCCGCAACGGTCGCCGTGCTGACGGACGCGGACCTGCTGGTCATCCTGACGGATATCGACGGCCTGTACGACGCGAACCCCCGCGTGGACCCCGAAGCAAAGCGCATCCCCTATGTGGCGCAGGTCACGGACGGGATCCGCGCGCTGGCGGGCGGGACCGGCTCCAACCGCGGGACGGGCGGAATGAGCACCAAGGTGAGCGCGGCAGCGATCGCGAACGAGGCGGGCATCCCCTGCTGCGTGATGAGCGGCGCGGACCCGAAAGCACTGTACCAGCTTTTCGACGGTGTACAAATAGGGACACTTTTCGGCACGGGAAAGCGGTAA
- a CDS encoding polyribonucleotide nucleotidyltransferase yields the protein MFENFKVYETDFAGRPLVIETGKMGQLANGECLVRYGETVIHVAATASPKPREGVDFFPLSVDFEEKLYSVGRIPGSYIKREGRPSDKAILTSRVIDRPIRPLFPKDMRNDVSVVATVMSVDHDCAPEIAAMVGTSIALSISDIPWKGPISGVSVGYVDGQYVINPTSEQRKVSKMAVTVASTDSRIAMIEAGADIVSDEVMYNGIMAGHEANQKIITFIKGIQAEIGKEKFSYPSNEPDEEMLSAVKAFAMEEVKIALDTDDKTVRDARLKPVYEKVHEKFDEIYPDQAAKIDECMYKTQKYIVRRWLLDEKKRVDGRGMDDMRPLAAEVDLLPRVHGSGMFTRGQTQVLTVVTLGPVSDSQMLDGIDEETSKRYIHQYNFPSYSVGETKPSRGPGRREIGHGALAERALVPVIPSVEEFPYAYRLVSEVLSSNGSTSQASICGSTLALMAAGVPIKAPVAGISCGLITEGDRWMTMVDIQGLEDFFGDMDFKVAGTHEGITAIQMDLKIDGLTPEMVREALEKTHHARDYILDEVILKAIPEPRKELSKYAPKMLSTLIPVEKIREVIGTGGKVIQKICAECDVKVDVEEDGHVFVSGIDAENCQRAMTIIDTIVNDPEPGAIYNGKVTRLMDFGAFVEIAPGKEGLVHISRLDVKRTEKVTDVVNVGDEIMVKVLEIDDKGRLNLSRRDALIEVEGLTPENEISDSPRRPAPRRDDRRRDDRRDDRPRASNGFIANTNKPREPKD from the coding sequence ATGTTTGAAAATTTTAAGGTTTACGAGACTGACTTTGCCGGACGCCCGCTGGTGATCGAGACCGGAAAAATGGGGCAGCTTGCGAACGGCGAGTGCCTGGTCCGCTACGGCGAGACCGTCATCCACGTTGCGGCGACCGCGTCCCCCAAGCCCCGCGAGGGCGTGGATTTCTTTCCGCTTTCCGTTGATTTTGAGGAAAAGCTCTATTCCGTCGGCCGGATCCCGGGCTCCTACATTAAGCGCGAGGGCCGCCCGAGCGACAAGGCGATTCTGACCTCCCGCGTGATCGACCGCCCGATCCGCCCGCTGTTCCCGAAGGATATGCGCAACGATGTTTCCGTCGTCGCTACGGTGATGTCGGTCGACCACGACTGCGCGCCGGAAATCGCCGCCATGGTGGGTACCTCCATCGCGCTCAGCATTTCCGATATCCCGTGGAAGGGCCCGATCTCCGGTGTTTCCGTCGGCTATGTGGACGGGCAGTACGTGATCAACCCGACCTCGGAGCAGCGCAAGGTTTCCAAAATGGCCGTCACCGTCGCCTCCACCGATTCCCGCATCGCCATGATCGAGGCGGGCGCGGACATCGTCAGCGACGAAGTGATGTACAACGGCATTATGGCCGGGCACGAGGCCAACCAGAAGATCATTACGTTTATCAAGGGCATTCAGGCCGAAATCGGCAAAGAGAAATTTTCCTATCCCAGCAACGAGCCGGATGAGGAAATGCTCAGCGCCGTCAAAGCGTTTGCGATGGAAGAGGTCAAAATTGCGCTGGACACCGACGACAAGACCGTGCGCGACGCAAGGCTGAAGCCGGTTTATGAAAAGGTACATGAGAAATTCGACGAGATTTACCCCGATCAGGCGGCCAAGATCGACGAGTGCATGTACAAAACGCAGAAATATATTGTCCGCCGCTGGCTGCTCGACGAGAAAAAGCGTGTGGACGGCAGAGGAATGGACGACATGCGCCCGCTCGCCGCAGAGGTTGACCTTCTGCCGCGCGTACACGGGTCCGGCATGTTTACCAGAGGGCAGACGCAGGTTCTGACCGTCGTCACCCTCGGCCCCGTCAGCGACAGCCAGATGCTGGACGGCATTGACGAGGAAACAAGCAAACGCTATATCCACCAGTATAATTTCCCGTCCTACTCCGTAGGCGAGACAAAACCGAGCCGCGGCCCGGGCCGCCGCGAAATCGGCCACGGCGCGCTTGCCGAAAGGGCGCTGGTCCCGGTCATCCCGTCCGTTGAAGAGTTCCCGTACGCCTACCGCCTTGTTTCCGAGGTGCTGTCCTCCAACGGCTCCACCTCCCAGGCTTCCATCTGCGGCTCCACGCTGGCCCTGATGGCCGCCGGCGTGCCGATCAAGGCGCCCGTCGCCGGTATTTCCTGCGGGCTGATTACCGAGGGCGACCGCTGGATGACCATGGTCGACATTCAGGGGCTTGAGGACTTCTTCGGCGACATGGACTTTAAGGTTGCCGGTACGCACGAAGGCATTACCGCCATTCAGATGGATCTGAAGATCGACGGCCTTACCCCCGAAATGGTCAGGGAAGCGCTGGAGAAAACCCACCACGCAAGGGACTATATCCTTGACGAGGTCATTCTCAAGGCGATTCCGGAGCCGCGCAAGGAGCTTTCCAAGTACGCCCCCAAAATGCTGTCCACCCTGATTCCGGTTGAAAAGATCCGCGAAGTGATTGGCACCGGCGGCAAGGTGATCCAGAAAATCTGCGCCGAGTGCGACGTGAAGGTCGATGTGGAAGAGGACGGACACGTGTTCGTTTCCGGTATCGACGCCGAAAACTGCCAGCGCGCAATGACCATTATCGATACGATCGTGAACGACCCCGAGCCGGGCGCGATTTACAACGGCAAGGTGACCCGTCTGATGGACTTCGGCGCGTTTGTGGAAATTGCGCCCGGCAAAGAGGGCCTTGTGCATATTTCCCGTCTGGACGTCAAGCGCACCGAGAAGGTGACCGACGTCGTCAATGTCGGCGACGAAATCATGGTCAAGGTGCTGGAAATAGACGACAAGGGCAGGCTGAACCTTTCCCGCCGCGACGCTCTGATCGAGGTGGAGGGCCTTACCCCGGAAAATGAGATTTCCGATTCTCCCCGCCGTCCCGCGCCGCGCCGCGACGACCGCCGCCGCGATGACCGCCGTGACGACCGTCCCCGCGCAAGCAACGGCTTTATCGCAAACACCAACAAGCCGCGCGAACCGAAGGACTAA
- the rpsO gene encoding 30S ribosomal protein S15: MLKEEKTAIIKEYATHEGDTGSAEVQIAVLTKRINDLTEHLKTHQKDHHSRRGLLKMVGSRRNLLNYLQKVDIERYRAIIAKLGIRK, translated from the coding sequence ATGTTAAAAGAAGAAAAAACAGCAATTATTAAAGAGTATGCCACGCATGAGGGCGACACGGGTTCCGCGGAGGTTCAGATCGCGGTTCTCACCAAGAGAATCAACGACCTGACCGAGCATCTGAAGACCCATCAGAAGGATCACCACTCACGCCGCGGCCTGCTGAAAATGGTTGGCTCAAGAAGAAACCTGCTCAACTATTTGCAGAAAGTTGATATTGAGCGCTATCGTGCGATTATTGCCAAGCTCGGTATCCGCAAGTAA
- the ribF gene encoding riboflavin biosynthesis protein RibF, which produces MMNVYYDLTPASGDSAVALGSFDGLHIGHRKVISTAVEAKKKGLVPTVLTFAHNPLTDLGGSAGGEIITQEQKIRLLEEFGVEQLYILDFSAVKDLSAEEFVGQILQKVCRAKKVCCGFNFTFGRGGKGDSRLLSRLCGERGMETAVTHAVLLDGEPVSSTRIRSMIANGDVDEAARLLGRPYGYILPVLHGRRLGRELGTPTLNQAVPKDFVLPRFGVYISRVFFGGERYCGVTNVGIKPTVGSPAVLAETWLTDYHGPDIYGETVRVDLIRFLRPERKFAGLDELKAEILKNGEQAREYFRKNGGFSSDAS; this is translated from the coding sequence ATGATGAACGTTTACTACGATTTGACGCCCGCCTCTGGCGATTCCGCCGTCGCGCTGGGCAGCTTTGACGGTTTGCATATCGGCCACAGAAAGGTGATTTCCACGGCGGTGGAGGCGAAGAAGAAGGGCCTTGTCCCAACGGTGCTCACCTTCGCGCACAATCCGCTCACCGATCTGGGCGGAAGCGCGGGCGGGGAGATCATTACGCAGGAGCAGAAAATCCGCCTGCTGGAAGAATTCGGTGTGGAACAGCTGTACATCCTGGATTTTTCGGCGGTAAAGGATTTGTCCGCGGAGGAATTCGTCGGCCAGATTCTGCAAAAGGTCTGCCGCGCGAAAAAAGTCTGCTGCGGGTTCAACTTCACGTTCGGGCGCGGCGGAAAAGGGGACAGCAGGCTGCTTTCCCGCCTCTGCGGGGAACGCGGAATGGAAACCGCCGTGACCCACGCCGTCCTGCTGGACGGCGAACCGGTCAGTTCCACACGCATCCGCTCCATGATCGCGAACGGCGACGTGGACGAGGCGGCAAGGCTGCTGGGACGGCCCTACGGGTACATCCTGCCGGTCCTGCACGGGCGTCGGCTCGGGCGGGAGCTGGGCACCCCCACGCTGAACCAGGCGGTGCCGAAGGATTTTGTCCTTCCGCGTTTCGGCGTTTATATTTCCAGAGTGTTTTTCGGCGGGGAGCGGTACTGCGGCGTTACCAATGTGGGAATCAAGCCGACGGTGGGGTCGCCCGCCGTGCTGGCGGAAACCTGGCTGACCGATTACCACGGGCCCGACATCTACGGCGAGACCGTGCGGGTGGACCTGATCCGGTTCCTCCGCCCGGAGCGCAAATTTGCCGGATTGGACGAGCTGAAAGCGGAAATACTGAAAAATGGGGAGCAGGCCAGGGAATATTTTCGGAAAAACGGCGGTTTTTCCTCTGACGCATCATAA
- the truB gene encoding tRNA pseudouridine(55) synthase TruB gives MNGVIVIDKPQDFTSFDVVAVMRRLCGQKKIGHTGTLDPMATGVLPLLLGKATRAASLLDDTDKEYRAGFQLGYRTDTQDITGRKLQECGERIQKAQIEAVLPYFRGNIWQIPPMYSAVQKNGQRLYTLARQGIEVERDKRPVTIYELILNEFDENTRSGALTVRCSAGTYIRTLCADIGERLGTFGVMSSLRRTRAAGFSLKDAVSLDEAKRLSEQGTLGRKVRPTESLFLSRPALRVTGAQARRFCNGGALSLERLPGLPGDRTDGAFLRVLSPEGSFLGLGAVDREKAELSVLRLFYEEGN, from the coding sequence ATGAACGGGGTCATCGTGATAGACAAGCCGCAGGACTTCACCTCGTTTGACGTGGTGGCGGTGATGCGCCGCCTTTGCGGACAGAAGAAAATCGGCCACACCGGCACCCTTGACCCGATGGCCACCGGGGTTCTGCCCCTGCTTTTGGGAAAGGCGACGCGGGCGGCTTCGCTTCTGGACGACACGGACAAGGAATACCGTGCCGGTTTTCAGCTTGGGTACCGCACCGACACACAGGACATTACCGGCAGAAAGCTGCAGGAATGCGGCGAAAGGATCCAAAAGGCCCAAATAGAAGCCGTGCTGCCTTATTTCCGCGGAAATATCTGGCAGATTCCGCCGATGTACTCTGCGGTGCAGAAGAACGGACAGCGGCTTTACACCCTTGCGCGGCAGGGGATAGAGGTGGAGCGCGACAAGCGCCCGGTTACGATTTATGAGCTGATTCTGAATGAATTTGACGAAAACACCCGGAGCGGCGCGCTGACCGTGCGCTGTTCCGCGGGAACCTATATACGGACTCTCTGCGCGGACATCGGCGAAAGGCTGGGGACGTTCGGCGTGATGTCCTCGCTGAGAAGGACGCGGGCCGCCGGATTTTCGCTGAAGGACGCGGTTTCGCTGGACGAGGCGAAGCGGCTTTCCGAACAGGGAACGCTGGGGCGGAAGGTCCGGCCGACCGAAAGCCTGTTTCTCAGCCGCCCCGCGCTGCGGGTGACGGGCGCGCAGGCGCGGCGGTTCTGCAACGGCGGCGCGCTCAGTCTGGAACGCCTTCCGGGCTTGCCGGGGGACAGAACGGACGGCGCCTTTCTGCGCGTGCTCTCCCCCGAAGGAAGCTTTTTAGGGCTGGGGGCTGTCGACAGGGAAAAAGCGGAGCTTTCCGTGCTGCGGCTTTTCTATGAGGAAGGGAACTGA
- a CDS encoding DHH family phosphoesterase, protein MITRSEAADFLREADHILILSHQYPDGDTLGSATALCRGLQKMGRHAMIRCSDEIVPKYRYLFSGVKEETFSPETVVAVDIADLQLIGEPNQSLYGDRVDLCIDHHPSNSDYAKRTCLDAKAAATCEIIFDLLNLLGVEMDSVIADCLYTGITTDTGCFKYINVTPATYRIAADLVEKGADGHRINRAMFDTKSRARIDMERCVMDTIRYFYDNRVAVIKITNEMIASTGATEGDIEGLASIPRAIEGVVIGVTIREKADGGYKISLRAQPPQNASEICAVFGGGGHAGAAGCTFNTTLEEAEAQILAEIGRHL, encoded by the coding sequence ATGATAACCCGAAGCGAGGCGGCCGATTTTCTGCGGGAAGCCGACCATATCCTGATTTTAAGCCACCAGTATCCGGACGGCGACACCCTGGGCTCCGCCACGGCGCTTTGCCGGGGCCTGCAGAAAATGGGCAGGCATGCCATGATCCGCTGCTCCGATGAGATCGTGCCGAAATACCGGTACCTTTTCAGCGGCGTGAAAGAGGAGACGTTCTCCCCCGAAACGGTCGTCGCGGTGGACATTGCCGACCTGCAGCTGATCGGCGAACCGAACCAGAGCCTTTACGGGGACAGGGTTGACCTCTGCATCGACCATCACCCCTCCAATTCCGATTACGCGAAACGCACCTGTCTGGACGCGAAAGCGGCCGCCACCTGCGAGATTATTTTCGACCTGCTCAATCTGCTGGGCGTCGAAATGGATTCCGTGATCGCGGATTGCCTTTATACGGGCATTACGACGGACACCGGCTGCTTCAAATACATCAACGTGACCCCGGCCACCTACCGTATTGCCGCGGACCTTGTTGAAAAAGGCGCCGACGGGCACCGGATCAACCGTGCGATGTTCGACACGAAAAGCCGCGCGCGCATCGATATGGAGCGCTGCGTCATGGATACCATCCGCTATTTTTACGACAACCGCGTCGCGGTCATTAAAATTACCAATGAGATGATCGCAAGCACCGGCGCGACAGAGGGCGACATCGAGGGACTGGCCTCCATTCCCCGCGCGATCGAGGGCGTGGTCATCGGCGTGACCATCCGCGAAAAGGCGGACGGCGGGTACAAAATTTCTCTGCGGGCACAGCCGCCGCAGAACGCTTCCGAAATCTGCGCCGTTTTCGGCGGCGGCGGACACGCGGGAGCGGCGGGATGTACCTTTAACACCACCCTGGAGGAAGCCGAGGCGCAGATTCTTGCGGAGATCGGCAGGCATCTTTAA